A window of Orenia marismortui DSM 5156 contains these coding sequences:
- a CDS encoding ArsR/SmtB family transcription factor, whose protein sequence is MGDEDLVCQEYCPHKKVITTLKKKELSEDIIKLLAATFKVLGDPTRIKIIHALANQELCVCDISELLNISQSAISHQLRKLRDLNLVKYRKEGRIVYYSLDDYHIVQLFNQGLEHVLEERD, encoded by the coding sequence ATGGGAGATGAAGATTTGGTATGTCAAGAGTATTGTCCTCATAAAAAGGTAATAACAACTTTGAAGAAAAAAGAGTTATCAGAAGATATTATAAAGTTGCTAGCAGCTACTTTTAAAGTTTTAGGGGATCCAACACGAATAAAGATTATTCATGCTCTAGCCAATCAAGAGTTATGTGTATGTGATATTTCAGAATTATTAAATATCAGTCAGTCTGCTATTTCTCATCAACTAAGAAAGTTAAGAGACCTTAATTTAGTTAAATATCGAAAAGAAGGCCGTATAGTTTATTATTCATTAGACGACTATCATATTGTACAACTATTTAATCAAGGTTTAGAACATGTATTAGAAGAAAGAGATTAA
- a CDS encoding TlpA family protein disulfide reductase, with protein MSNNNLKFGILTLIIIVVISGVIFYNNNKQGDDKLIIKEDKFIKEDQFKQKDNNLSKQEKESNYGLGIGNYAPEFSLDDLTGEEVSLSDFRGKYIMLNFWASWCPPCRKEMPDLDQFYQENKDQFVVLGVNIGEDKKTVKKFINDRGYNYPVLLDQSRQLSFVYRASVIPTSYFIDQEGKIQYIKRGLVSKSELDQIKKNLMNRE; from the coding sequence ATGAGTAATAATAATCTTAAATTTGGAATATTAACTTTAATTATTATAGTAGTAATTAGTGGAGTGATATTTTATAACAATAATAAGCAAGGTGATGATAAATTAATAATTAAAGAAGATAAATTTATAAAGGAAGATCAGTTTAAGCAAAAAGATAATAATCTGTCTAAGCAAGAAAAAGAATCTAATTATGGCTTAGGGATAGGTAATTATGCTCCAGAGTTTAGCTTAGATGATTTAACTGGTGAAGAAGTGAGTCTTTCTGATTTTAGAGGGAAGTATATTATGCTGAATTTTTGGGCTAGTTGGTGTCCTCCTTGTCGTAAAGAAATGCCGGATTTAGATCAATTTTATCAAGAGAATAAAGATCAATTTGTGGTTTTAGGAGTAAATATTGGTGAGGATAAAAAAACTGTTAAAAAGTTTATTAATGACAGAGGTTATAATTATCCTGTTTTATTAGATCAAAGCAGACAACTTAGTTTTGTTTATCGTGCTTCAGTTATTCCTACATCTTATTTTATTGATCAAGAAGGTAAGATCCAATATATAAAAAGAGGCTTAGTTAGCAAATCAGAATTGGATCAAATTAAAAAGAATTTAATGAATAGAGAGTAA
- a CDS encoding lysophospholipid acyltransferase family protein has protein sequence MGFTYKATCLALRGLFGIGAAWKVKGLENLPEEGGVIVVANHQSNYDPPILGCSLNRQVHFMAKEDLFDGFIKNKYMRSVGAFPVKRGRGDMGAIKTALKLLKNGEVLGIFPEGTRSKTGKLKRAKLGAVMLALKSEVPIVPVGLKGTKKPFKEDLMINIGKAFMLDKYYNRKLDKEEMKEVGKEIMAKIAELL, from the coding sequence ATGGGTTTTACTTATAAAGCTACTTGCTTAGCATTAAGGGGTCTATTTGGAATTGGAGCTGCTTGGAAGGTTAAGGGGCTAGAAAACCTTCCAGAAGAAGGAGGGGTAATTGTAGTAGCCAATCATCAAAGTAATTATGATCCTCCAATATTAGGTTGCTCTTTAAATCGACAAGTTCATTTTATGGCTAAGGAAGATCTTTTTGATGGCTTTATAAAGAACAAATATATGAGAAGTGTAGGAGCATTTCCAGTTAAAAGAGGAAGAGGAGATATGGGAGCAATTAAGACTGCTTTGAAGTTATTAAAAAATGGTGAAGTATTAGGGATATTTCCAGAGGGAACTAGAAGTAAGACTGGAAAATTAAAAAGGGCTAAATTAGGGGCTGTAATGCTTGCTCTTAAATCGGAAGTTCCTATTGTTCCAGTAGGTTTGAAAGGGACTAAAAAACCCTTTAAAGAAGATCTGATGATTAATATAGGTAAGGCTTTTATGTTAGATAAATATTATAACCGGAAGCTAGATAAAGAAGAAATGAAGGAAGTTGGAAAAGAGATTATGGCTAAAATAGCTGAATTATTATAG
- the cmk gene encoding (d)CMP kinase, whose translation MELEKELVIAIDGPAGAGKSTVARIIADKLGYVYIDTGAMYRALTLKALNNNIDLESEKELSKLAHNTDIRLAKQGENNIVLLDNKNVTTEIRSNQVSNNVSLVAKVAQVREEMVSLQRQMAKSGKVVMDGRDIGTVVLPNADVKIFLTASVEERAERRYQELISKGEQVDLEQIKTEITCRDEIDQNREVSPLVEAEDAIRVDTTKLDINQVVQNIISICQEV comes from the coding sequence ATGGAATTAGAAAAAGAATTAGTTATAGCTATTGATGGACCAGCAGGTGCAGGAAAGAGTACAGTTGCGAGGATTATAGCGGACAAGCTAGGATATGTTTATATTGATACAGGAGCTATGTATCGAGCTCTTACCTTAAAAGCTTTAAATAATAATATTGATTTGGAGTCTGAAAAGGAACTATCAAAGTTAGCACATAATACCGATATAAGGCTAGCAAAGCAAGGTGAAAATAATATTGTTCTGCTAGATAATAAAAATGTAACAACAGAGATTAGAAGTAATCAAGTAAGTAATAATGTATCTTTAGTTGCTAAAGTAGCACAAGTAAGAGAAGAGATGGTAAGTTTACAACGTCAGATGGCTAAGAGCGGAAAAGTAGTAATGGATGGAAGAGATATAGGTACAGTAGTTTTACCGAATGCCGATGTTAAAATTTTTCTTACAGCTTCTGTGGAAGAACGAGCAGAAAGAAGATACCAAGAATTAATTTCTAAAGGAGAGCAAGTTGATTTAGAACAGATTAAGACAGAAATCACTTGCCGTGATGAGATCGATCAAAATCGAGAAGTGTCTCCTTTAGTAGAAGCAGAAGATGCGATTAGGGTTGATACTACAAAATTAGATATCAATCAAGTTGTTCAAAATATCATTTCAATTTGTCAGGAGGTATAG
- a CDS encoding sigma-70 family RNA polymerase sigma factor: MESPVNDGIKLYLKQSAHELLSAEEEREIAKRISEGDNEAKQILIEANLRLVISIAKKYLGQGLDFLDLIQEGNLGLMQAIKKFDYQKGYRFSTYATWWIRQRINRALADKSRTIRIPAHVWEMMNKYLKVLNMLTRELGRDPSIEELCEELDISEEKIRLIKELIQEPASLDSPVGEEDDFYLGDVIEDQTMPTPDQITHDMLLKEELDETLDTIPLREKRILELRFGLLDGRRRTLNEIGQDYNLSRERIRQIEKKALQRMRHPTRSKKLKDFL, from the coding sequence TTGGAATCACCAGTAAATGACGGGATTAAATTATATTTAAAGCAGTCAGCTCATGAATTATTATCAGCAGAGGAAGAAAGAGAGATAGCTAAACGAATATCTGAAGGAGATAATGAGGCTAAACAAATTTTAATTGAAGCAAACTTAAGGCTGGTAATTAGTATTGCTAAAAAATACTTGGGTCAAGGTCTGGATTTTTTAGATTTGATTCAAGAAGGTAATTTAGGATTGATGCAGGCTATTAAGAAATTTGATTACCAAAAAGGATATCGTTTTAGTACTTATGCAACTTGGTGGATTAGACAAAGAATAAATCGTGCTCTAGCTGATAAATCTAGAACTATTCGAATTCCAGCACATGTGTGGGAAATGATGAATAAATATTTGAAAGTCTTAAATATGTTAACTAGAGAATTAGGAAGAGATCCTAGTATTGAAGAACTTTGTGAAGAGTTGGATATTTCAGAGGAAAAGATAAGATTGATTAAAGAGTTAATCCAAGAACCTGCTTCTTTAGATAGTCCTGTCGGTGAAGAAGATGATTTTTATTTAGGGGATGTGATTGAAGATCAGACTATGCCTACTCCAGATCAAATTACCCATGATATGTTACTTAAGGAAGAATTAGATGAAACTTTAGATACAATTCCTTTAAGAGAAAAAAGAATTTTAGAATTAAGGTTTGGTTTATTAGATGGGAGAAGAAGAACATTAAATGAAATTGGTCAAGATTATAATCTTTCACGTGAAAGAATTAGACAAATAGAGAAAAAAGCTTTACAGAGGATGAGACATCCTACTAGAAGTAAGAAATTGAAAGATTTTTTATAA
- the aroA gene encoding 3-phosphoshikimate 1-carboxyvinyltransferase, whose translation MKLKISPKDKLQGKIKVPGDKSISHRAVMLGSLAEGKTEIEGFLTGEDCLSTVKAFQDLGVKIEGVGTENMLVHGVGLHGLKEADNVLDLGNSGTTTRLMLGILSGQDFYTVVTGDDSLRTRPMDRVTVPLSKMGGSFYGRDGANLLPISVLGGSDLKGITYNSPVASAQVKSSLLLAGLYAAGETEVIEPAKSRDHTERMLEYFGADIEVDGLKVKVQGNPKLTAKKVVVPGDISSAAFLMVAAMITENSEIIIENVGLNPTRDGVIEALRKMNGNFELLNEREVNGEPIADIKVKNSQLKGTIIDGNLIPLLIDEIPILAVAASQADGKTIIKDAKELRVKETDRIDAMVKELTRLGVEVKEREDGMEIIGKQEIKGGVVCQSYHDHRIAMSLAVAGLISKDDIEIENSDCINISFPNFKKILDKL comes from the coding sequence ATGAAATTAAAAATAAGTCCAAAGGATAAATTACAAGGAAAAATAAAGGTCCCAGGAGATAAGTCAATTTCTCACAGAGCTGTAATGTTAGGTTCTTTGGCTGAAGGAAAGACGGAAATTGAAGGCTTTTTAACTGGTGAAGATTGTCTAAGTACTGTTAAGGCTTTTCAAGATTTAGGGGTTAAAATTGAAGGTGTAGGTACTGAAAATATGTTAGTTCATGGTGTTGGTCTACATGGTCTGAAAGAAGCAGATAATGTATTGGATTTAGGGAATTCTGGGACTACTACTAGGTTGATGTTAGGGATATTATCGGGACAAGATTTTTATACTGTAGTTACTGGTGATGATTCTTTGAGAACTAGACCTATGGATAGAGTAACGGTACCTTTAAGTAAAATGGGTGGCAGTTTTTATGGTAGAGATGGTGCAAATTTATTACCGATTTCAGTTCTGGGAGGATCAGATTTAAAAGGAATTACTTATAATTCCCCAGTGGCTAGCGCCCAAGTAAAGTCTTCACTTCTGTTAGCAGGATTATATGCTGCAGGTGAAACTGAAGTTATTGAACCGGCTAAATCAAGAGATCATACTGAAAGAATGTTAGAGTATTTTGGAGCTGATATAGAGGTTGATGGTTTAAAAGTTAAAGTACAAGGTAATCCTAAATTAACTGCTAAGAAAGTAGTAGTACCTGGTGATATATCTTCTGCAGCCTTTTTAATGGTAGCAGCAATGATAACTGAGAATTCAGAAATAATCATAGAGAATGTTGGTTTGAATCCTACTAGAGATGGAGTGATTGAAGCTTTAAGAAAGATGAATGGTAATTTTGAATTATTAAATGAACGTGAGGTTAACGGCGAACCAATAGCAGATATCAAGGTTAAAAATAGTCAACTAAAAGGAACAATAATTGATGGTAATTTAATTCCACTTTTAATAGATGAAATTCCAATTTTAGCAGTAGCAGCTAGTCAAGCAGATGGTAAGACTATTATTAAAGATGCTAAAGAATTGAGAGTTAAAGAGACCGATAGAATTGATGCTATGGTTAAAGAATTAACTAGATTGGGTGTAGAGGTTAAAGAGAGAGAAGATGGAATGGAAATTATAGGTAAACAAGAAATAAAAGGTGGAGTAGTTTGTCAGAGCTATCATGACCACCGAATTGCTATGTCTTTGGCAGTAGCAGGATTAATTTCTAAAGATGATATAGAGATTGAAAATTCTGATTGTATTAATATTTCATTTCCTAATTTTAAAAAAATATTAGATAAGCTATAA